A single window of Candidatus Rhabdochlamydia oedothoracis DNA harbors:
- a CDS encoding IS630 family transposase, producing MKKLTPSQIADLEHKLKHPKDYSERNRLCVILGYDEGISTKNLAKTLRISPITVQEYLREYDSENKTGSSPRGGNKSKLSQDQTESLLKHLQEKTYLKVKGIIAYVHEQYGIKYSRSGMTDWLIQHGFAYKRPKKIPGKLDLEKQRIFIEQYMALKETLNPDEEIYFIDAVHPEHQSQAVCGWIKKGVQKTLQTSGKQLRLHFAGALCLTGMKIFTEEYKTVDADAMLDFFKKLEKQTEARIIHVILDNARSNKNKKLEEFLMSSRIKVHYLPPYSPNLNPIERLWKILREKTVYSYLKYY from the coding sequence ATGAAAAAACTGACCCCTAGCCAGATAGCTGACTTAGAACACAAGTTAAAGCATCCAAAAGACTATTCTGAACGGAATAGGCTTTGTGTAATTTTGGGCTATGATGAGGGTATCTCAACAAAAAATCTTGCTAAAACACTCCGGATAAGTCCTATCACTGTTCAGGAATACCTCAGAGAATATGATTCCGAAAATAAAACTGGAAGTAGCCCTCGAGGCGGTAACAAATCAAAACTTTCACAAGACCAAACAGAGTCTCTACTAAAACACCTACAGGAAAAGACCTATCTTAAAGTCAAAGGGATCATAGCTTATGTGCATGAGCAATATGGGATAAAATATTCCCGAAGTGGCATGACAGATTGGCTAATACAGCACGGATTTGCTTATAAACGTCCTAAAAAGATTCCTGGGAAATTAGATCTTGAAAAACAACGAATTTTCATAGAACAATATATGGCTTTAAAGGAGACCTTAAACCCTGATGAAGAGATTTATTTCATAGATGCTGTGCATCCTGAACATCAGTCCCAAGCCGTATGTGGATGGATCAAAAAAGGCGTTCAAAAGACTTTGCAGACATCCGGGAAACAATTGCGATTGCATTTTGCTGGAGCTCTTTGCCTGACAGGAATGAAGATTTTTACAGAGGAATATAAGACAGTTGATGCCGATGCAATGCTCGATTTTTTCAAGAAGCTAGAAAAACAGACAGAGGCTCGAATTATTCATGTAATTTTGGATAATGCGAGATCAAACAAAAATAAGAAACTAGAAGAGTTTCTGATGTCTTCTAGGATTAAAGTGCACTATCTCCCTCCTTATTCACCGAATTTGAATCCTATTGAACGCTTGTGGAAGATCTTAAGGGAAAAGACGGTATATAGTTATTTAAAATATTATTGA